Sequence from the Candidatus Hepatoplasma crinochetorum Av genome:
TGTTTATTTTTTAATGAATAAATTTTCTTCATTAGCTTAAAAATAATTAATTAGTAAGTTTTTTTCGTCCCTTACTTCTTCTTGACTTTACTACTTTCTGACCCTGTTTAGTTGCCTTTCGAGCACGAAATCCATGAGTTTTTGCTTTTTTACGCTTATTAGGTTGATAAGTTCTTTTCATTTCTACTCC
This genomic interval carries:
- the rpmH gene encoding 50S ribosomal protein L34; translated protein: MKRTYQPNKRKKAKTHGFRARKATKQGQKVVKSRRSKGRKKLTN